In Thioclava sp. GXIMD2076, one DNA window encodes the following:
- the cysS gene encoding cysteine--tRNA ligase, with translation MTQIRLRNTMSRQVQDFAPIDPTNVRLYLCGPTVYDRAHLGNARPVVVFDVLQRLLRHVYGAQQVTYVRNFTDVDDKINATALKRREEGAAGTLEELIRARTEETIAWYHADMDALGAERPDHEPRATDYINAMIAMIERLIEQGHAYAAEGHALFRVRSYKDYGRLSGRSVDDMIAGARVEVAPYKEDPMDFVLWKPSDDGLPGWDSPWGRGRPGWHIECSAMSYELFGESFDIHGGGIDLQFPHHENEVAQSCCAHPKGEFARFWLHNEMLQVEGKKMSKSLGNFFTVRDLLDEGIPGEVIRFVFLQTHYSKPMDWTAEKARQAEATLRKWRAAVAGIEPAPAAAPSVIDALADDLNTAGAIAALHALGDPAELKASAQMLGLLLDDMGAWAEAPVVDLSAYAEHLAALRASAMETKDFAPVDAMKQALVAAGVEVRMSKAGVELLPAVGFAPEKLPAL, from the coding sequence ATGACCCAGATACGCTTGCGCAACACGATGTCCCGTCAGGTGCAGGATTTCGCGCCGATTGATCCGACAAATGTGCGGCTCTATCTGTGCGGGCCGACGGTCTATGACCGCGCGCATCTGGGCAATGCCCGCCCTGTGGTGGTGTTCGATGTGCTGCAGCGGCTGCTGCGCCATGTTTACGGGGCGCAACAGGTGACCTATGTCCGCAACTTCACGGATGTGGATGACAAGATCAACGCGACCGCTTTGAAACGCCGCGAGGAGGGGGCCGCAGGCACGCTCGAGGAGCTGATCCGTGCCCGCACCGAGGAAACCATCGCCTGGTATCATGCCGATATGGACGCTTTGGGGGCCGAGCGCCCGGATCACGAACCGCGCGCGACCGATTACATCAATGCGATGATCGCGATGATCGAGCGTCTGATCGAACAGGGTCATGCCTATGCCGCCGAGGGCCATGCGCTCTTCCGTGTGCGCTCGTATAAGGACTACGGCAGGCTTTCGGGGCGCTCGGTCGATGATATGATCGCGGGCGCACGGGTGGAGGTGGCGCCCTATAAGGAAGATCCGATGGATTTCGTGCTCTGGAAACCTTCGGATGACGGTTTGCCGGGGTGGGACAGCCCGTGGGGCCGTGGCCGTCCGGGCTGGCATATTGAATGCTCGGCCATGAGTTATGAGCTTTTCGGCGAGAGTTTCGATATCCATGGTGGCGGCATCGATCTGCAGTTCCCGCACCACGAGAACGAGGTGGCGCAAAGCTGCTGCGCCCATCCCAAAGGCGAGTTTGCCCGTTTCTGGCTACATAACGAGATGCTGCAGGTGGAGGGCAAGAAGATGTCCAAATCCCTGGGCAATTTCTTCACCGTGCGCGATCTGCTCGATGAGGGCATTCCGGGCGAGGTGATCCGCTTCGTGTTCCTGCAGACGCATTATTCGAAGCCGATGGACTGGACGGCCGAGAAGGCGCGCCAGGCGGAGGCGACGCTGCGCAAGTGGCGGGCGGCCGTTGCGGGCATCGAACCCGCGCCGGCCGCAGCGCCCTCGGTCATCGACGCGCTGGCGGATGATTTGAACACGGCGGGCGCCATCGCGGCATTGCATGCGTTGGGCGATCCGGCGGAGTTGAAGGCATCGGCACAGATGCTGGGGCTGTTGCTGGATGATATGGGCGCGTGGGCCGAGGCACCGGTGGTGGATCTGTCGGCCTATGCCGAGCATCTCGCCGCCCTGCGCGCGAGCGCGATGGAGACCAAGGATTTCGCCCCCGTCGATGCGATGAAGCAGGCGCTGGTTGCGGCGGGGGTCGAAGTGCGGATGTCGAAGGCGGGGGTGGAGCTTTTGCCAGCCGTGGGATTTGCACCGGAGAAGCTGCCTGCGCTCTGA
- a CDS encoding squalene/phytoene synthase family protein — MRGLTEAEAHCAKLVEEGDPERFRALMATPAADRRRLWPLYAVNLELARAPWASKEPMIAEMRVQWWVDVLEALRDDGSLPPSEIGPALAGLRPVAGYLVALAETRRRDCWPEEFADGEALWAYLDGTSGAIYCAAAQLIGASDAEVAMRPHAQAAGLAAYLRAVPEIVRRGRHPLPDGRPEAVAALAAEGLMRLDAGPLSRLGRRALLPAWESRAILSDILQDPESVSQDFPIKNRLKRQFSFLFAAMRA, encoded by the coding sequence ATGAGGGGGTTGACCGAGGCCGAGGCGCATTGTGCGAAACTTGTCGAGGAGGGGGATCCCGAACGGTTTCGCGCACTGATGGCGACGCCCGCGGCCGACCGGCGCAGGCTCTGGCCGCTCTATGCGGTCAATCTGGAGCTTGCGCGTGCGCCCTGGGCCTCTAAGGAGCCGATGATTGCCGAAATGCGCGTGCAATGGTGGGTCGATGTGCTGGAGGCGCTGCGTGATGATGGATCGCTGCCGCCATCGGAGATCGGTCCGGCACTGGCAGGGTTGCGCCCCGTTGCGGGGTATCTGGTCGCGCTGGCCGAGACGCGACGGCGTGATTGCTGGCCGGAGGAATTTGCCGATGGGGAGGCGCTCTGGGCCTATCTCGACGGAACGTCCGGGGCGATTTATTGCGCGGCGGCGCAGCTCATTGGAGCCTCCGATGCGGAGGTGGCCATGCGGCCACACGCACAGGCGGCGGGGCTTGCGGCCTATCTACGCGCGGTGCCCGAGATCGTGCGGCGGGGACGTCACCCCTTGCCTGACGGACGGCCGGAGGCCGTGGCGGCGCTGGCGGCAGAGGGCCTGATGCGGCTTGATGCAGGGCCCTTGTCGCGTCTTGGACGGCGCGCATTGCTTCCGGCGTGGGAAAGTCGTGCAATTTTGAGCGATATTCTTCAGGATCCAGAAAGTGTTAGCCAAGATTTTCCAATAAAAAACAGGTTGAAGCGACAGTTTTCCTTCCTGTTTGCGGCGATGAGAGCCTAA
- a CDS encoding DUF1330 domain-containing protein: MPGAYWIAHVTVTDPEAYGKYAELAGPAIAESGGKFLARGARFVQLEGKERPRNVVAWFPSLEAAVDCYNGPSYQAALTHAKGAAERELLVVEAMD; encoded by the coding sequence ATGCCGGGTGCTTATTGGATTGCCCATGTGACCGTGACCGACCCCGAGGCCTATGGCAAATATGCCGAGCTGGCAGGCCCTGCTATTGCCGAGAGTGGCGGTAAGTTTCTGGCGCGTGGGGCGCGTTTCGTGCAACTCGAGGGCAAGGAGCGCCCGCGCAATGTAGTGGCCTGGTTCCCGAGCCTCGAGGCCGCCGTGGATTGCTATAACGGTCCGTCCTATCAGGCCGCGCTCACCCATGCCAAAGGCGCAGCCGAGCGCGAACTGCTCGTCGTCGAGGCGATGGACTGA
- a CDS encoding helix-turn-helix domain-containing GNAT family N-acetyltransferase, which translates to MRDVERGVDRLRRFNRVVTLELGALDASFLGRGRPLLEARVLHSVGSGVSDVGELRERLNLDSGLMSRLLRKLEAEELIVLSPDPKDGRRKRILRTRKGEREFEAYEALSDQAAQAVLARVKDRDAFLKAVDLVASVIGSERIEIIEVDPDDARAIACVNAYVAELSRRFGEDFDRARSGEPEAYAMRPPRGTFLLALSEGVAMGCVALKDMGERAEIKRLWVDPSARGMRLAQRLMREAETRAYALGHRELVLDTSAKLPEARAFYLKTGWSEIERYNDNPYADYFFRKEL; encoded by the coding sequence ATGCGGGATGTCGAAAGAGGCGTGGATCGCCTGCGGCGCTTCAACAGGGTGGTGACGCTGGAACTCGGAGCGCTGGATGCGAGCTTTCTGGGGCGCGGGCGGCCGCTTCTGGAGGCGCGGGTGCTGCATTCGGTAGGATCGGGAGTTTCCGATGTCGGTGAACTGCGTGAGCGGTTGAATCTCGATTCCGGCCTGATGAGCCGGCTTTTGCGCAAGCTCGAGGCCGAGGAGCTGATCGTTCTCTCGCCCGATCCGAAAGACGGCCGCCGCAAGCGCATTTTGCGCACGCGTAAAGGGGAGCGGGAATTCGAGGCTTATGAGGCCCTATCCGATCAGGCGGCGCAGGCCGTGCTTGCGCGGGTGAAAGATCGCGACGCGTTCCTGAAGGCTGTGGATCTTGTCGCCTCGGTGATCGGAAGCGAGCGGATCGAAATTATCGAGGTCGATCCCGATGATGCCCGCGCGATCGCCTGTGTGAACGCCTATGTGGCCGAGCTGTCACGTCGTTTTGGCGAGGACTTCGACCGCGCGCGCTCCGGCGAGCCCGAGGCCTATGCTATGCGCCCGCCGCGTGGGACCTTCCTTCTTGCCCTTTCCGAAGGGGTGGCGATGGGATGTGTCGCGCTCAAGGATATGGGGGAACGTGCTGAAATCAAACGGCTCTGGGTCGATCCCTCGGCGCGTGGGATGCGGCTCGCTCAGCGTTTGATGCGCGAGGCCGAGACACGCGCCTATGCTTTGGGGCATCGGGAACTGGTGCTCGATACTTCGGCAAAACTTCCCGAGGCACGGGCTTTCTATCTTAAAACCGGCTGGTCCGAGATCGAGCGCTATAACGATAACCCCTATGCCGATTATTTCTTCCGCAAGGAATTATAG
- a CDS encoding methyl-accepting chemotaxis protein — translation MKVVDNMKIGVKLPLFLFTIALIALSVMAFTAYRDSRALLEDAAIERLSHVADVQSDRVQEWEANIRSEVRNTIGSDIVREALRDFQNSWTRLGDGAADQIHSAYVTDNAYRAEDRWKLNGSSDGSLYTKRHEKYHPLLLQMAQRAGFSDIFVVSAEGDILYSIEKADDFATNIIDGPFAGSNVGMLLQQALKASTENPLVSDASMHSADHSGTLSYFMAAPILDRAGEVKGALAFEIPLSGLDAILADNRGLQETGQSYLVTDDLKYQNNLRLADGPTVMKTAPDNAAIQGALAGQNGVSEIKSVLSDRDVTAAYVPINLFNHKAALVVEQGNSELFAPILKLAESMSLHGGLVLLALIGLAWWMARGLSKPLLGLKATMDKLAAKDFDITVPFTRRKDEVGKMAVALEDFQLALATAEAASLDVTLKGAAFNAGSSSMMMADTDFNISYVNPAMTELIATRLDDFHVLDPSITADSMVGRSIDTFHKNPQRIRDFLSDSANLPYSANLKIGQAQFALGISEVIMPGEGRIGYVVEWRDVTEIGISRAVLKALDSAQMLGEGGLDGRITHVNQNYCDAVGISADEFIGQPFVDVTDTVDSELTMADVAQRVVGDGVSVTGTWRIYTKDGREAISEGIISPVHDEMGEVVKIIFIGSDVTAARKALAASAEASRQMTLRQTKVVEALRVGLKSLSDGNLTSQISERLGDEYEELRGDFNTAVDRLADAMRIVIDNAVAIDNEAREISNAAEDLSRRTEQQAATLEETAAALDQLTSSVASASDGINEADLIVMQARKDAESSGQVVQQAVEAMGEISESSQKISKIISVIDDIAFQTNLLALNAGVEAARAGEAGRGFAVVASEVRALAQRSSEAAREIDGLITASSDQVNRGVGLVGQAGNALETILRSVSDIAERVGRIATSAKEQASGLSEINTSVNQLDQVTQHNAAMFEETTAASQSLSQSANALNETTRRFALGDRKAVPTAMPETKPVVKPSITVKSAAKPKAPALKAPPVPKVEGNLARKVEPPPVNDDWEDF, via the coding sequence ATGAAAGTTGTTGATAATATGAAGATCGGGGTCAAGCTGCCCCTGTTCTTGTTTACTATTGCTCTTATCGCTTTGTCGGTTATGGCATTTACCGCCTATCGGGACTCGCGGGCGCTCCTGGAAGACGCCGCGATCGAACGTCTTAGTCATGTCGCCGATGTCCAGTCAGATCGGGTGCAGGAGTGGGAAGCCAATATCCGCTCCGAAGTCCGCAACACGATCGGTTCCGATATCGTCCGGGAAGCCCTGCGCGATTTCCAGAATTCGTGGACCCGGCTCGGGGATGGTGCAGCAGACCAGATCCATTCTGCCTATGTCACCGATAACGCTTATCGTGCCGAGGACCGCTGGAAGCTGAACGGCTCCAGTGACGGCTCTCTCTATACCAAACGGCACGAGAAATATCACCCCCTGCTCCTGCAGATGGCGCAGCGCGCAGGGTTCTCTGATATCTTCGTGGTCAGCGCCGAAGGCGACATTCTCTATTCTATCGAGAAAGCCGACGATTTCGCGACCAACATCATCGATGGCCCTTTCGCGGGTAGCAATGTCGGGATGCTGCTCCAGCAAGCCCTGAAGGCGAGCACCGAGAACCCGCTTGTTTCCGATGCCAGCATGCATTCCGCCGACCACAGCGGCACGCTGTCCTATTTCATGGCGGCGCCGATTCTCGATCGTGCGGGAGAGGTCAAGGGGGCGCTGGCCTTCGAGATCCCGCTTTCAGGTCTGGATGCGATCCTGGCCGATAATCGCGGTCTGCAGGAGACGGGGCAGAGCTATCTCGTCACGGATGATTTGAAATACCAGAATAATCTGCGTCTGGCGGATGGACCGACGGTCATGAAAACCGCCCCCGACAACGCGGCGATCCAAGGTGCATTGGCCGGACAAAATGGGGTGTCGGAGATCAAATCGGTTCTGAGTGACCGTGATGTCACGGCCGCCTATGTCCCGATCAATCTTTTCAACCACAAAGCGGCTCTGGTCGTGGAGCAAGGGAATAGCGAACTTTTCGCACCCATCCTCAAGCTGGCAGAATCGATGAGCCTGCATGGTGGACTGGTCCTTCTGGCCTTGATCGGACTGGCATGGTGGATGGCGCGTGGACTGTCCAAGCCGCTGCTCGGGCTGAAGGCGACTATGGATAAGCTGGCGGCAAAAGACTTCGATATCACCGTCCCGTTTACCCGCCGCAAGGACGAGGTAGGCAAGATGGCGGTTGCGCTCGAGGACTTCCAGCTCGCACTTGCCACGGCCGAGGCTGCATCGCTTGATGTTACCCTAAAGGGAGCAGCGTTCAACGCAGGCTCGTCATCAATGATGATGGCTGACACCGATTTTAACATCAGCTATGTCAATCCTGCCATGACCGAGCTGATCGCGACAAGGCTTGATGATTTCCACGTTCTGGATCCGTCGATCACTGCGGATTCGATGGTGGGCCGTTCAATCGATACCTTCCATAAAAACCCGCAGCGGATCCGAGATTTCCTGTCCGATAGCGCGAACCTGCCTTATTCGGCCAATCTGAAAATCGGTCAGGCGCAATTCGCGCTGGGGATTTCCGAAGTCATTATGCCCGGCGAGGGACGGATCGGCTATGTGGTGGAATGGCGCGATGTCACCGAGATCGGTATCTCGCGTGCGGTCCTCAAAGCACTCGATTCAGCGCAGATGTTGGGCGAGGGTGGTCTGGATGGGCGTATTACCCATGTGAACCAGAACTATTGCGACGCCGTAGGTATCAGCGCCGACGAGTTTATCGGCCAGCCCTTCGTTGACGTCACCGATACAGTAGATAGCGAGCTGACCATGGCAGATGTGGCGCAGCGTGTTGTGGGCGACGGTGTCTCCGTCACCGGCACCTGGCGGATCTATACCAAGGACGGTCGAGAGGCCATCTCGGAAGGGATCATTTCGCCGGTCCATGACGAGATGGGGGAAGTGGTCAAGATCATCTTCATCGGTAGCGACGTTACGGCCGCGCGCAAAGCACTCGCGGCGTCTGCCGAGGCCAGTCGCCAGATGACGTTGCGCCAGACCAAAGTTGTCGAAGCGCTGCGCGTTGGGCTGAAATCACTTTCGGACGGCAATCTGACTTCGCAAATTTCCGAGCGCCTCGGGGACGAGTACGAAGAGCTGCGCGGAGATTTCAACACAGCCGTCGATCGTCTTGCCGACGCGATGCGGATCGTTATCGACAATGCCGTAGCTATCGATAATGAGGCGCGCGAGATTTCGAATGCGGCAGAAGATCTGAGCCGTCGGACCGAACAGCAGGCAGCGACCCTCGAAGAGACGGCAGCAGCACTTGATCAGCTGACCTCTTCGGTTGCCAGCGCCTCCGACGGTATCAACGAAGCTGATCTGATTGTCATGCAGGCCCGCAAGGATGCGGAAAGCTCAGGTCAGGTCGTGCAGCAGGCGGTCGAGGCGATGGGCGAAATCTCGGAAAGCTCGCAGAAAATCTCGAAAATCATCAGTGTCATTGATGACATTGCCTTCCAGACGAACCTCCTCGCTCTGAATGCTGGCGTCGAAGCTGCACGGGCCGGGGAAGCGGGGCGCGGCTTTGCGGTGGTCGCCTCGGAAGTGCGCGCTCTGGCCCAGAGATCCTCAGAGGCGGCCCGCGAAATCGATGGTCTGATCACCGCCTCGTCCGATCAGGTCAATCGTGGTGTGGGCCTCGTCGGTCAGGCCGGGAATGCGCTGGAGACGATCCTTCGCTCCGTAAGCGACATCGCCGAGCGCGTCGGAAGAATTGCGACTTCGGCCAAAGAGCAGGCCTCCGGTCTTTCGGAGATCAATACATCGGTGAACCAACTCGATCAGGTGACACAGCATAACGCGGCAATGTTCGAAGAAACGACGGCGGCAAGCCAGTCTCTGAGCCAGAGCGCGAATGCCCTCAACGAGACGACCCGTCGGTTTGCTCTCGGCGATAGAAAGGCTGTTCCGACGGCGATGCCGGAAACCAAGCCTGTGGTCAAACCGAGCATAACGGTCAAAAGTGCAGCCAAACCGAAAGCGCCGGCTCTCAAGGCACCTCCCGTACCTAAAGTCGAAGGTAATCTGGCGAGAAAGGTCGAGCCTCCGCCGGTGAATGACGACTGGGAAGACTTTTAA
- the alaS gene encoding alanine--tRNA ligase codes for MVSLNEIRSTYLNFFERNGHRIVPSSPLVPRNDPTLMFTNSGMVQFKNCFTGVEKRDYTRATTAQKCVRAGGKHNDLDNVGYTARHHTFFEMMGNFSFGDYFKEGAINYAWELLTKDFDIPKDKLLVTVYHTDDEAAEIWKKVTGFEDHRIIRIPTKDNFWQMGPTGPCGPCTEIFFDHGEHISGGPPGSPDEDGDRFIEIWNNVFMQNEQFEDGSMVELDMQSIDTGMGLERIGALLQGKHDNYDTDLMRHLIEASAHATSTDADGPGNVHHRVIADHLRSTSFLIADGVMPSNDGRGYVLRRILRRAARHAHMLGAKDPVMFKLVPALVREMGAAYPELGQAQALIEETLKLEETRFKVTLDRGLKLLDDELANLPEGAALPGEAAFKLYDTYGFPLDLTQDALREKKLTVDTDGFDAAMAEQKAKARAAWSGSGEAADGKIWFELADKLGVTEFLGYDSEVAEGQITALVAEGAEIADSTGTCMIVVNQTPFYGESGGQVGDTGLIETETGKARITDTKKVAGVFIHIAEVTEGKIARGQGARLVVDHARRSAIRANHSATHLLHEALRRALGDHVAQKGSLNAEDRLRFDFSHAKALSPEEMARVEAEVNEFIRQNTAVDTRIMTPDDARGLGAQALFGEKYGDEVRVVSMGKLAGSGKGTAGDVYSLELCGGTHVTRTGDIGAFVALGDSASSAGVRRFEALTGQAAIDYLKAQEAHLVEAAHVLKAAPADLAERVKALSDERKALANEVAQLRRELAMSGGSTGGNEAEEINGIKVVAQFLTGVTGKDLPPLVDEYKTKLGSGAVLLVADAGGKAAVAAGVTEDLTARLSAVDMVRAAAGALGGKGGGGRPDMAQAGGADPSKSDEAIAAVKALIESK; via the coding sequence ATGGTCTCTCTGAACGAAATCCGGTCCACCTACCTCAACTTCTTCGAGCGGAACGGGCACCGGATCGTGCCCAGCTCGCCGCTGGTGCCGCGCAACGACCCCACCCTGATGTTCACGAACTCCGGCATGGTGCAGTTCAAGAACTGCTTCACCGGTGTCGAGAAACGGGATTATACCCGCGCGACCACCGCGCAGAAATGCGTGCGCGCAGGCGGCAAGCATAACGATCTCGACAATGTGGGCTATACCGCGCGTCACCACACGTTTTTTGAAATGATGGGGAATTTCTCCTTCGGTGACTATTTCAAGGAAGGTGCGATCAATTACGCATGGGAGCTTCTGACGAAGGATTTCGATATCCCGAAGGACAAGCTTCTGGTCACGGTTTACCACACCGATGACGAGGCCGCCGAGATCTGGAAAAAGGTCACCGGTTTCGAGGATCACCGCATCATCCGCATCCCCACGAAGGATAACTTCTGGCAGATGGGGCCGACCGGCCCTTGCGGCCCCTGCACCGAGATCTTCTTCGACCACGGCGAGCATATTTCAGGTGGGCCTCCGGGCAGCCCCGACGAGGATGGCGACCGTTTCATCGAGATCTGGAACAACGTCTTCATGCAGAACGAGCAGTTCGAAGACGGTTCGATGGTCGAGTTGGACATGCAGTCGATCGATACCGGCATGGGTCTGGAACGGATCGGCGCGCTCCTGCAGGGCAAGCACGACAATTATGACACCGATCTGATGCGCCATCTGATCGAGGCCTCGGCCCATGCCACCTCGACCGATGCCGATGGTCCGGGCAATGTCCATCACCGCGTGATCGCCGATCACCTGCGCTCGACCTCGTTCCTGATCGCCGATGGCGTGATGCCTTCGAATGACGGGCGCGGCTATGTGCTGCGCCGCATCCTGCGCCGCGCCGCGCGTCATGCGCATATGCTGGGGGCCAAGGATCCGGTGATGTTCAAGCTGGTGCCGGCGCTGGTGCGCGAGATGGGCGCGGCCTATCCCGAGCTGGGTCAGGCGCAGGCGCTGATCGAGGAGACGCTGAAGCTGGAAGAGACCCGCTTCAAGGTCACGCTCGACCGTGGTCTGAAGCTGCTCGATGACGAACTGGCGAACCTTCCCGAGGGCGCGGCCCTTCCGGGCGAGGCGGCGTTCAAGCTCTATGATACCTATGGCTTCCCGCTGGATCTGACGCAGGACGCGCTGCGCGAGAAGAAACTGACCGTCGATACCGACGGGTTCGATGCGGCGATGGCCGAGCAGAAGGCCAAGGCGCGTGCTGCATGGTCCGGCTCGGGTGAGGCGGCAGATGGCAAGATCTGGTTCGAGCTGGCCGATAAGCTGGGCGTGACCGAATTCTTGGGCTACGATTCAGAAGTGGCCGAAGGCCAGATCACCGCGCTTGTCGCGGAAGGGGCAGAGATTGCCGACAGCACCGGCACCTGCATGATCGTGGTCAACCAGACGCCGTTCTACGGCGAGTCCGGTGGTCAGGTTGGCGATACCGGCCTGATCGAGACCGAAACAGGCAAGGCGCGCATTACCGACACCAAGAAGGTGGCGGGCGTGTTCATCCACATCGCCGAGGTGACCGAGGGAAAGATTGCCCGCGGTCAGGGCGCACGTCTGGTTGTGGACCATGCGCGCCGCTCGGCGATCCGTGCGAACCACTCGGCCACGCACCTCTTGCACGAGGCGCTGCGCCGTGCGTTGGGCGATCATGTGGCCCAAAAGGGCTCGCTCAATGCCGAGGACCGTCTGCGGTTCGATTTCAGCCATGCCAAGGCGCTTTCGCCTGAGGAAATGGCCCGCGTCGAGGCCGAGGTGAACGAGTTCATCCGCCAGAACACTGCCGTTGATACTCGCATCATGACCCCCGATGACGCCCGCGGCCTTGGCGCTCAGGCGCTCTTTGGCGAGAAATATGGCGATGAGGTCCGCGTGGTCTCGATGGGCAAGCTGGCGGGCTCGGGCAAGGGCACGGCGGGTGATGTCTATTCGCTGGAGCTTTGCGGCGGCACCCATGTGACCCGCACCGGTGATATCGGGGCCTTCGTGGCGCTTGGCGATAGCGCCTCCTCCGCGGGTGTGCGCCGCTTCGAGGCGCTGACCGGTCAGGCCGCGATCGACTATCTCAAGGCGCAGGAAGCGCATCTGGTCGAGGCAGCTCATGTTCTCAAGGCGGCGCCTGCTGACCTGGCAGAGCGTGTGAAAGCGCTTTCGGACGAGCGCAAGGCTCTGGCCAATGAAGTGGCACAGCTGCGCCGGGAACTGGCTATGTCGGGTGGGTCCACCGGCGGTAACGAGGCCGAAGAGATCAACGGCATCAAGGTTGTGGCGCAGTTCCTGACTGGTGTCACCGGCAAGGATCTGCCGCCGCTGGTGGATGAATACAAGACCAAGCTCGGTTCGGGCGCGGTGCTTCTGGTGGCCGATGCCGGTGGCAAGGCGGCTGTGGCCGCAGGTGTGACCGAGGATCTGACCGCGCGTCTGTCGGCTGTGGATATGGTCCGTGCGGCGGCCGGTGCGCTGGGTGGCAAGGGCGGCGGTGGCCGTCCCGATATGGCGCAGGCAGGCGGTGCCGATCCGTCGAAATCGGATGAGGCCATTGCCGCGGTCAAAGCGCTGATCGAAAGCAAATAA
- the cimA gene encoding citramalate synthase, translated as MKERLYLYDTTLRDGQQTQGVQFSVAEKVKIAQALDRIGVDYIEGGWPGANPTDSDFFEARPETRATFTAFGMTKRAGRSAANDEVLAGVMNAKTPAVCLVGKTHDYHVSTALGITLEENLESISASVAHMVSEGREALFDAEHFFDGFKANPGYALSCARAAYEAGARWIVLCDTNGGTLPAEISAIVAEVISAGIPGERLGIHCHDDTGMAVACSLAAVDAGVRQIQGTLNGLGERCGNANLTALIPTLLLKEPYRSRFDTGVPEAELAGITRLSRKLDDILNRVPLRSAPYVGASAFTHKAGLHASAILKDPATYEHIPPETVGNTRQIPMSNQAGQSNLRARLADMGLDITKGDERLGQILDEIKRREDHGYAYDGAQASFELVARRALGELPRYFKVERYRVVIERRHNGREMANSSEAVVVLEVGGERMLSVSESWDNEGYDQGPVNALWQALAKDLGPYQCHIEDMKLVDFRVRITGGGTAAVTRVVIDSEDGNGNRWSTVGVNANLVDASFEALLEAIQWKFLRDGVRPL; from the coding sequence GTGAAAGAGCGTCTTTATCTTTATGACACGACCCTGCGCGACGGGCAGCAGACCCAAGGGGTGCAATTTTCGGTGGCCGAAAAGGTCAAGATCGCGCAGGCGCTCGACCGGATCGGGGTGGATTACATCGAGGGCGGCTGGCCGGGGGCAAACCCGACCGATAGCGATTTTTTCGAGGCGCGTCCCGAGACCCGCGCGACCTTTACCGCATTTGGCATGACCAAGCGGGCGGGGCGGTCAGCGGCCAATGACGAGGTGTTGGCGGGGGTGATGAATGCCAAAACGCCTGCGGTCTGTCTGGTCGGCAAGACCCATGATTACCATGTGTCCACAGCGCTCGGGATCACGCTCGAAGAAAATCTCGAAAGCATTAGCGCCAGTGTTGCCCATATGGTGTCCGAGGGGCGTGAGGCGCTGTTTGATGCCGAGCATTTCTTTGACGGATTCAAGGCGAATCCCGGCTATGCGCTGTCCTGCGCGCGGGCGGCCTATGAGGCGGGTGCACGCTGGATCGTGCTATGTGATACCAACGGCGGGACGCTGCCTGCCGAGATTTCCGCCATCGTGGCCGAGGTGATTTCGGCGGGTATTCCGGGAGAGCGTCTGGGCATCCATTGCCATGATGATACAGGCATGGCTGTGGCCTGTTCGCTGGCCGCGGTGGATGCGGGGGTGCGCCAGATCCAGGGCACCCTGAACGGGTTGGGCGAGCGCTGTGGCAATGCCAATCTCACCGCATTGATCCCGACGCTCCTTCTGAAAGAGCCCTATCGCTCGCGCTTTGACACGGGAGTGCCGGAGGCCGAGCTTGCGGGGATCACGCGGCTCTCGCGCAAACTCGATGATATTCTCAATCGCGTGCCTTTGCGCTCGGCCCCCTATGTCGGCGCTTCTGCCTTTACCCATAAGGCAGGGCTTCATGCCAGCGCGATCCTGAAGGATCCGGCGACTTACGAGCATATCCCGCCCGAGACGGTGGGCAATACGCGGCAGATCCCGATGTCCAATCAGGCCGGGCAGTCGAACCTGCGCGCGCGTCTGGCGGATATGGGGCTCGATATCACCAAAGGCGACGAGCGGCTGGGGCAGATTCTCGACGAGATCAAGCGCCGCGAGGATCACGGCTATGCCTATGACGGCGCCCAGGCGAGTTTCGAGCTGGTGGCGCGCCGCGCACTGGGGGAATTGCCGCGCTATTTCAAGGTCGAACGTTACCGCGTCGTGATCGAGCGCCGTCATAACGGGCGCGAGATGGCAAATTCCTCCGAGGCGGTCGTCGTGCTGGAAGTGGGCGGGGAGCGGATGCTCTCGGTCTCGGAAAGCTGGGATAACGAGGGCTATGATCAGGGGCCTGTCAACGCTTTATGGCAGGCGCTGGCCAAGGATCTCGGGCCCTATCAGTGCCATATCGAGGATATGAAACTGGTCGATTTCCGCGTGCGGATCACCGGCGGCGGGACGGCGGCCGTGACGCGCGTGGTCATCGATAGCGAGGATGGCAATGGCAACCGCTGGTCGACAGTGGGCGTGAATGCCAACCTCGTGGACGCTTCCTTCGAGGCGCTTCTGGAAGCGATTCAGTGGAAATTCCTGCGTGACGGGGTGCGCCCGCTATGA